In a genomic window of Deltaproteobacteria bacterium:
- a CDS encoding amidohydrolase family protein, whose product MAQEGSEYDLVIRGGTVYDGTGSPGVLADVAVKDGRVVAIESSISGSARREVDAKGCWVSPGFFDLHAHYDAEIEVKPGLHESVRHGVTHVIMGNCSLSIALGSEEELLNLFCRVESMPREVVERWLGGRISWKNVTEYYEHLDTIPMGPNVGSFLGHSNVRIAAMGYRRSMTVEKATAEELQTMRDTVQEAMDAGYLGLSIDMLPWHRIERGEFLGEPVPSQHAHISEHRALANIARKAGRVLQATPNGLDKKSVLQLMFMSAGLIRKALRVTVVSAMDVVGNRLIWLMAILGASVINTLFRAQYRWQCLTTPFLNFADGANTPIFEEFATGVEAINAEEEDRKKLFADAGFRKRFRADWYRRGPKLYHHMWDKMTVVKSPESEQIGKNFKELAQGTGSDPVEVFMDLMAKHGSLLRWKTVVGNDRDGPRHKLLKNPGIIPGFNDSGAHNQQMAFQDGTLQLLKQVLLNPHVMTIENAIHRQTGEVAEYLGVDAGTICVGDHADLVVIDPEKLKTGLSDPIEHYDDDFGGSMRLVRRSDGVVKFVAVGGKTVMDENGFSETYGKERFGRLLRAQRKG is encoded by the coding sequence ATGGCGCAAGAAGGCTCAGAGTACGACCTCGTCATTCGTGGAGGTACGGTTTACGATGGCACAGGCTCGCCAGGCGTGTTGGCGGATGTAGCGGTCAAAGATGGCCGTGTGGTGGCTATAGAGTCCTCGATCTCCGGTTCAGCTCGGCGTGAAGTGGATGCTAAAGGATGCTGGGTATCGCCTGGCTTCTTCGATCTGCATGCTCACTATGATGCAGAGATTGAAGTGAAGCCCGGTCTGCATGAGTCTGTTCGCCATGGCGTGACCCATGTGATTATGGGCAATTGCTCGCTTTCAATTGCACTTGGTTCCGAAGAAGAGCTTTTGAATCTCTTTTGCCGGGTTGAGAGCATGCCACGAGAAGTGGTGGAGCGCTGGCTTGGCGGAAGAATCTCCTGGAAAAATGTCACTGAATATTACGAGCACCTTGATACCATTCCTATGGGGCCGAATGTGGGCTCTTTCTTAGGCCACTCCAATGTGCGTATCGCAGCGATGGGGTATCGGCGGTCGATGACTGTTGAGAAGGCCACTGCAGAAGAGCTCCAAACGATGCGCGACACAGTGCAAGAAGCGATGGATGCAGGTTACCTGGGTTTATCGATTGATATGTTACCGTGGCACCGTATTGAGAGGGGTGAGTTTCTGGGAGAGCCGGTCCCAAGCCAGCACGCTCATATCAGTGAGCATCGGGCATTGGCCAATATCGCGAGAAAGGCTGGACGTGTCTTGCAGGCTACGCCCAATGGCCTTGATAAGAAATCGGTGCTTCAGCTGATGTTTATGAGTGCAGGCCTCATTCGTAAAGCGCTTCGTGTAACGGTGGTTTCTGCAATGGATGTGGTCGGCAATCGCTTGATTTGGCTGATGGCCATACTGGGTGCATCGGTCATCAATACTCTATTTCGTGCGCAATACCGCTGGCAGTGTTTAACCACGCCTTTTCTCAATTTCGCCGATGGTGCCAATACGCCCATTTTCGAAGAGTTCGCGACCGGTGTGGAAGCTATTAATGCTGAAGAAGAAGACCGGAAAAAGCTTTTTGCGGATGCCGGTTTTCGAAAGCGCTTTCGCGCCGACTGGTATCGTCGTGGCCCCAAACTCTACCACCATATGTGGGACAAGATGACTGTGGTGAAATCGCCTGAGTCAGAGCAGATTGGGAAGAACTTCAAGGAGCTTGCCCAGGGGACAGGGAGTGACCCTGTGGAGGTCTTTATGGACCTAATGGCCAAGCATGGCAGTTTGCTGCGTTGGAAAACAGTGGTGGGCAATGACCGCGATGGTCCGCGGCATAAGCTTTTAAAGAATCCCGGTATCATTCCAGGGTTTAACGATTCGGGTGCGCACAATCAGCAGATGGCTTTTCAAGATGGCACCTTGCAGCTTCTAAAGCAGGTGCTACTCAATCCGCATGTGATGACCATCGAGAATGCGATTCATCGGCAGACCGGTGAGGTCGCTGAGTATCTTGGTGTAGATGCAGGAACCATTTGTGTGGGAGACCATGCGGACCTTGTGGTGATCGATCCAGAAAAGCTCAAAACCGGACTCAGCGACCCCA